A region of Sneathiella limimaris DNA encodes the following proteins:
- a CDS encoding type I secretion system permease/ATPase, which yields MTDKRTMAGGVSDEPSAIDLSTTERLRSISEGPKPSLDKENTDKAQASSADNDEDDWDIRLSDIKRTDSDPLLGCLVALTKLFEDPRTEDALVYGLPLEDNRLTPNLFVRAAERVRISARITNRKLEKIPSVVLPSVLLLKDRKACVLLKKTDTEAEVIFPETGEGHQSIPLKDLENLYAGYAIFVRPNFQFRIERDEKLYQRKGSWFWGTMWQFWPTYSQVILAAFLINSFAIASPLFIMNVYDRVVPNKALETLSVLAFGVITVICFDLLLKTLRAYFVDNAGKRADVLLSSRIFEQVLNIQVKARPQSAGAFANHLREFETLRDFFTSATVTALVDLPFLGVFLFIIYLIGGPIAIVPAIAVPVVILIGLLLQWPMRRSVAKNTEESSQKHGVIIETISALDTVKSLGVEGHMQKEWERFVGQTAKTSVVSRFFATLGINLSAAAMQLVTVFVVVYGVYLMSQPDSTITIGALIASTILTGRTMAPLGQIAALLTRLNQAMVALKGLNQIMALPVERAAEKRQLSRPNIHGEIEFKDVTFKYPGTELPALSNVSFKIRPGEKVAIIGPVGSGKTTISRLLINLYEPDEGAVLIDGTDIRQIDPSDIRRSVGSVMQDVTLFQGTVRQNITMGHPQADDEMILKAAKMAGVHDFISRHPHGYDLKVGEKGATLSGGQRQSMGIARALLPNPPILMFDEPTSSMDLNSERQFISRLKKFAENKTLVLVTHRTSLFSVVDRIIVLGHGKVVADGPRDEILKVGQRSNKKSGKAS from the coding sequence ATGACAGATAAGCGCACGATGGCGGGAGGGGTTTCTGACGAACCGAGCGCTATCGATCTATCAACAACGGAAAGATTGCGATCAATCTCAGAAGGTCCGAAGCCTTCTCTGGACAAAGAGAATACTGATAAGGCTCAAGCATCTTCCGCGGATAATGACGAGGATGATTGGGATATCCGCTTATCTGATATCAAACGAACTGATAGCGATCCTTTGCTCGGATGTCTTGTTGCACTCACCAAACTCTTTGAAGATCCTCGCACAGAAGATGCACTTGTTTACGGGCTGCCGCTTGAAGATAACCGCCTAACGCCAAATCTGTTCGTCCGAGCCGCGGAACGCGTTCGGATAAGCGCCCGGATTACAAACAGAAAACTGGAAAAAATACCCTCAGTTGTTTTGCCTAGCGTCCTGTTGCTTAAAGATCGCAAAGCTTGCGTCCTTCTTAAAAAAACAGATACCGAAGCGGAAGTAATTTTCCCGGAAACAGGGGAAGGGCATCAGTCAATCCCTTTGAAAGATTTGGAAAATTTGTATGCCGGTTATGCCATTTTTGTCCGGCCAAACTTCCAGTTCCGCATTGAGAGGGATGAAAAGCTTTATCAGCGCAAAGGGTCCTGGTTCTGGGGAACCATGTGGCAGTTTTGGCCAACCTACTCTCAAGTCATCCTGGCAGCGTTCTTGATCAACAGTTTTGCCATCGCAAGTCCCCTTTTCATCATGAATGTTTACGATCGGGTAGTGCCTAACAAAGCACTTGAGACACTCTCTGTCTTGGCATTCGGTGTAATCACCGTAATCTGCTTCGATCTACTGTTAAAAACGCTAAGGGCTTATTTTGTCGACAATGCGGGTAAGCGGGCAGATGTGCTTTTATCCAGTCGTATCTTTGAACAAGTCCTCAACATTCAGGTCAAGGCGAGGCCGCAATCCGCTGGTGCATTTGCAAACCACTTGCGAGAATTTGAAACCCTGAGGGATTTCTTCACCTCTGCAACAGTTACCGCCTTGGTCGACCTACCGTTTCTTGGGGTATTTCTTTTCATAATCTACCTGATCGGGGGCCCAATAGCCATCGTTCCGGCAATAGCCGTTCCTGTTGTCATTCTAATCGGCTTGCTACTGCAATGGCCAATGCGTCGTTCTGTTGCCAAAAATACAGAAGAAAGTTCTCAAAAACACGGTGTCATCATTGAAACCATTTCGGCCCTGGACACGGTGAAAAGTCTTGGTGTCGAAGGGCATATGCAAAAAGAGTGGGAACGGTTCGTTGGCCAGACAGCTAAAACCAGCGTTGTTTCCCGCTTTTTTGCGACACTTGGTATTAATCTGTCCGCTGCGGCTATGCAGTTAGTCACCGTATTCGTGGTCGTTTACGGTGTTTATCTGATGTCACAACCAGATAGCACGATTACAATTGGTGCCCTTATCGCCTCCACGATTTTGACAGGTCGGACAATGGCACCACTTGGTCAAATTGCGGCATTGCTGACCAGACTGAACCAAGCGATGGTTGCCCTTAAAGGCCTCAACCAAATCATGGCTTTACCTGTTGAAAGAGCGGCCGAAAAACGACAACTCAGCCGCCCGAACATCCATGGTGAAATCGAATTTAAAGACGTGACCTTCAAGTACCCTGGAACAGAACTTCCAGCACTATCCAACGTCTCTTTCAAAATCCGACCTGGTGAAAAAGTTGCGATCATTGGCCCCGTTGGATCTGGAAAAACAACTATTTCCCGCCTGCTGATCAACCTTTATGAACCTGACGAGGGGGCAGTTCTAATCGACGGGACAGATATACGGCAAATCGATCCGTCTGACATCCGACGTTCGGTGGGAAGCGTTATGCAGGATGTAACTCTATTCCAGGGAACTGTTCGCCAGAATATTACCATGGGTCATCCTCAGGCTGACGATGAAATGATTTTGAAAGCCGCCAAAATGGCTGGAGTGCATGATTTTATTTCTCGGCACCCGCACGGCTATGATCTGAAGGTCGGGGAAAAAGGCGCAACCTTGTCTGGGGGCCAAAGACAGTCAATGGGTATTGCCCGTGCGTTGTTACCCAATCCTCCAATTCTCATGTTTGATGAACCTACGAGTTCCATGGACCTAAACTCCGAACGCCAGTTCATCTCCAGGCTCAAGAAATTTGCGGAAAATA